ATGAGTCCACCTGCCGCACGCTGGCAATCGAAGTGGGAATGCAAAACTCAGGGCTGGCTGCGGCGCTGGGTAAAATCTACTTCTCCCCGCTTGCCGCACTTCCCGGCGCGCTCTTCTCCGTATGGCACAACCTTTCCGGCTCGCTGCTGGCGGGTTACTGGTCGGGCAAACCGGTCGATGGCCGTAAAACTGAGACGGTGAAAGAGGGTTAACGACAACGGGATGCCGGACAGCAGATGCGCTGATTCGGCATCCTCAACCGACAGTAATGGTTACAGGCTTGCCAGGTTTGTTATTTCCCCCTGCTCTTTCACGCTGGCATCGCGTACACTCGTTGCACTTCCCCCCAGGAGATTGCCCTATGGCCCTGACCAGACTGACGCAAAAAGAGATGACGGAGAGTGAGCAGCGGGAGCTGAAAACGTTGCTCGATCGCGCCCGCATCGCGCACGGACGCCCGCTGAGCAATTCCGAAGCAAACCATGTGAAGAAAGAGTACATCGACAAGCTGATGGCGCAGCGTGAAGCTGACGCGAAGAAAGCCCGCCAGGTGAAAAAGAAGCAGGCTTATAAACCAGATGAAAACGCAACATTTTCATGGTCGAGTAACACGCAGACGCGCGGGCGGCGTTAATTAACGCCCTTTCTTTTTCCTTCCCGGTTGGGCAAAGCGTTTACCTGCGGGCTTTGCCCGGCTTTTCTCTTCCGGCTTCGCCACTTTTACCCCTGGCTTCTTCGCCGCTTGTGGTTTGGCTTTGGCTTTCGGTTTAGCTTCTGATGATGAATTTTCAATCAGTTTAAACAGCGCAATCAGTTCATCGTCGGTAAGATCCCGCCATTCACCGGGCGGTAAACCAGTCAGGCTGATATTCATAATGCGCGTGCGCTCGAGCTTAGTGACGTCATAACCAAAGTGTTCGCACATACGGCGGATTTGACGGTTAAGCCCCTGCACAAGGGTAATGCGGAAGGTAAACGGCGCTTCTTTCTTGACCTTGCACTTTTTGGTCACCGTACCGAGAATCAGCACGCCCGCGCCCATTCCGCGCACGAATTCGTCCGTCACCGGTTTATTGACCGTGACCAGATACTCTTTTTCGTGATCGTTCCCCGCACGCAGGATTTTATTCACTAAGTCGCCGTGATTAGTGAGAAAAATCAGCCCCTGTGAATCTTTGTCCAGCCGCCCGATCGGGAAAATACGGCTGCTGTGATTGACGAAATCAACAATATTGTCTTTTTCACCGTCTTCGGTCGTACTCACAATGCCAACGGGTTTATTCAGCGCGATAAACACCAGATCTTCTTCGTTTCGCGGTTCGATAAGTTGACCGTTTACTTTCACAACATCCCCGGCAACAACCTGATCGCCAATACCGGCGCGTTTGCCATTAATAAAGACATTGCCCTGTTCGATGTAACGGTCAGCCTCGCGGCGTGAGCAGATTCCGCTTTCGCTAATATATTTGTTTAAACGTGTTGATTGGGTTGGCAGCATAAATTCTCCTGTAAAAGCGGAATATACTTGGCTTGTGGAGAAGAGAAAAATGGATTTTTGCATCGCATAAAGAGAAATGTGCGCTAACTCGATGAAAAGCTTGCTAACGGGGCAACAGAACGAATAAGCATGCGAGCCTGTTTCCATTCAGGCAGATTGCCCCCTCCTCTCTCTGCTCTCATATGTAATGCTTCCTTGCTTGAAACTCACACAAGTAGTTTATAAACTACAAGGAAAGTTATGAGAGAACTATTACAGACTGATGTGTTTAGACGCTGGGAGACAAAACTCACTGACTCAAAATTGAGATCAATTATTGCAGCGCGCCTTTTTCGGCTGGCAAATGGGCTGGGAGGAGACGTTAAACCCGTAGGTGAAGGGGTAAGCGAACTGCGTATACATTATGGTGCGGGTTACCGTATCTATTTCCACCAGCACGGTAACGCCCTCATCGTGCTGTTGTGCGGAGGTGACAAAAGCACGCAACAAAAAGACATATTCTATGCCAAGTGGTTGGCAAAACTCCCTGAAAATCAAAAGGCAAACCGCTATGAGTAAATTAACACCCTATGATCCTGCTGTGGCTCTGATAAATGATGAGGCAATCTCGGTTTTTATGGCGGACGCGCTGGAAACGGGCGATGCGGCTTACATAGCCAGGGCATTAGGCGTAGTGGCGCGAGCAAAAGGTATGGCGCAAGTTGCTACAGAAACCGGATTATCTCGCGAACAGCTGTATCGCTCTTTCAGTGAAAAAGGTAACCCAACGCTGAAAACAACCCTGGCCGTAATGAAAGCTCTGGGTATTGGCCTGACGGTAAAACGTTAACCACCGTGCCCGCAGGCACGGCGGGGATGACTATGTGTTGCGGGCTTCATCTTCGTCCGGCTGTTCCAGCACGCTGTACGCCACAGAACAGAAGAGCGAGTTAAGGCGTTTCATATCGCCCAGTAAACCGAGGTGCAGCGAGCTGGTTTCAATACTTTGCACGTTTTGTTGATGCAGCCTGTCAACATGCGCATGCGCGTAGCGGCGGTTCATTATGCGAAAACGATGCTTGCTGCGACGCAGACGGCGAGCGCTAGTGACATCGCCGGAAAAGAAGACCGACATGGCCAGTTTTAAATTGCTGAGCAGCTGTTCATGCAGCGCATCCAGCTCTTTCAGCCCCTCGACAGAGAAAGCGCGCCGCGCCGCCAGCGACTTGTCGGCGATCTCGCTGCCCATCCGCTCGATGATATCGGACGCCTGCTCAAGGTTGAGGGACATTTCGATAATCTCCGCCCAGCGTTTGGACTCCTCTTCCGCCAGTTCGTCTTTAGGCATCCGCGCGAGATAGAGTTTGATTGCCGTATAGAGCACGTTGATGTCATCAGCCTGTTTGCGTAGCTCTTTTTCCTGACGCGGCTCGCCGTGCATAACTTTATGCAGCCCTTCGAGCATCAGCTCCATCGCATCACCTATGCGCAACGTTTCCCGCGCGGCATTTGCCAGCGCCAGCGTCGGTGTATCAAGTGCGGAACTGTCGAGATGCTTCGGTTTAAGACGCGTGTCCAGCTCCGGTACTTCGCGAATAATGCGCTTACAGAACTTCGCCATCGAGCCGGCAAACG
The nucleotide sequence above comes from Kosakonia sp. H02. Encoded proteins:
- a CDS encoding type II toxin-antitoxin system RelE/ParE family toxin; the protein is MRELLQTDVFRRWETKLTDSKLRSIIAARLFRLANGLGGDVKPVGEGVSELRIHYGAGYRIYFHQHGNALIVLLCGGDKSTQQKDIFYAKWLAKLPENQKANRYE
- a CDS encoding DUF3811 domain-containing protein yields the protein MALTRLTQKEMTESEQRELKTLLDRARIAHGRPLSNSEANHVKKEYIDKLMAQREADAKKARQVKKKQAYKPDENATFSWSSNTQTRGRR
- the rluF gene encoding 23S rRNA pseudouridine(2604) synthase RluF, encoding MLPTQSTRLNKYISESGICSRREADRYIEQGNVFINGKRAGIGDQVVAGDVVKVNGQLIEPRNEEDLVFIALNKPVGIVSTTEDGEKDNIVDFVNHSSRIFPIGRLDKDSQGLIFLTNHGDLVNKILRAGNDHEKEYLVTVNKPVTDEFVRGMGAGVLILGTVTKKCKVKKEAPFTFRITLVQGLNRQIRRMCEHFGYDVTKLERTRIMNISLTGLPPGEWRDLTDDELIALFKLIENSSSEAKPKAKAKPQAAKKPGVKVAKPEEKSRAKPAGKRFAQPGRKKKGR
- a CDS encoding putative addiction module antidote protein — encoded protein: MSKLTPYDPAVALINDEAISVFMADALETGDAAYIARALGVVARAKGMAQVATETGLSREQLYRSFSEKGNPTLKTTLAVMKALGIGLTVKR